The sequence CAATGTGGGGGAGACATGTACCCTGAGTATTATAAAGGTGTACATGGCATAGAATATAAGATTTCGGATATCTTCTAGACAAAAAAGGACTGAGTGAGGTGGTTTTCCTCACTCAGTTTTTCTTATTAACTCCCTTTTTTTTTACAAAAAGTTATCTACATATTTCTTCGTTTGGTTTTAACCTTCTATTTTTGAAATCGACAGTCCGCCAACCAGGGTAATGATGATTACTGAATGTGATGGTCACTAAATCATTAGGGGGATTGTGAGCACCTTCAAATGTCGTTACCTGCACTGTGACATCAAAATAGAAGCTACCTTGTTCCAACTTTTTTATTTGGAGAATGGTACCACAATAATACTGCTTAAGTTCGCCGTAATGTTTCTCGATTTCTTTATCAATGAAAGGAG comes from Bacillus sp. (in: firmicutes) and encodes:
- a CDS encoding DUF3888 domain-containing protein — encoded protein: MKKSFLLMIACFTFFSYSPVKATTEAKNEIQLRDDLIYILLTPFIDKEIEKHYGELKQYYCGTILQIKKLEQGSFYFDVTVQVTTFEGAHNPPNDLVTITFSNHHYPGWRTVDFKNRRLKPNEEICR